In Hermetia illucens chromosome 1, iHerIll2.2.curated.20191125, whole genome shotgun sequence, one genomic interval encodes:
- the LOC119647018 gene encoding uncharacterized protein LOC119647018, with translation MHEFMLNIDNKEILNEILHHSVDYLIGTLTKDVSLLDKFSHKYGFANPEEFESAIKIIANAYRLYCQEKLTDTELLGHFSHMSQDLQQSVVDVVTARKPEIMAFLVREHDSRDGRLLESFDWDIRFIMGNSSLASYRSQVATLVLNCIETDGQRRTIHFEVTQPQLENMIKELESCQQKLSAMKATENKNQEEAAKA, from the exons ATGCATGAGTTCATGTTAAATATCGATAACAAGGAGATACTCAACGAG ATTCTTCATCATTCGGTGGACTACCTGATCGGAACGCTGACAAAGGACGTTTCCCTTCTGGACAAGTTCTCGCATAAATATGGCTTCGCAAATCCTGAAGAGTTTGAATCGGCGATTAAAATCATCGCAAATGCGTACCGACTGTACTGCCAGGAGAAGCTCACCGACACCGAGCTCTTGGGACACTTCTCCCATATGAGCCAGGATCTGCAACAATCCGTCGTTGACGTCGTGACTGCCCGGAAACCAGAGATTATGGCCTTTCTGGTCCGAGAACATGACTCCCGCGATGGTCGCCTGTTGGAGTCATTCGATTGGGACATTCGCTTCATCATGGGTAACAGCAGTTTGGCGTCATACCGATCCCAAGTGGCCACTCTAGTCCTAAACTGCATCGAAACCGATGGTCAGAGAAGAACCATCCACTTCGAAGTAACGCAACCACAACTAGAGAATATGATTAAGGAGCTGGAATCCTGTCAGCAGAAACTCAGCGCTATGAAAGCAACGGAGAATAAGAATCAAGAGGAAGCTGCAAAGGCCTGA
- the LOC119647019 gene encoding uncharacterized protein LOC119647019, with protein sequence MVERFLALREIVSSIINFNTTAPPMITAKDVEFLQDFVLLFKPIEVATKEACGEKFVTSSMIIPIVRLLRKKISEASITTDLAKSLKNNIFAEWNKRFLNIEHNQLFATATILDPRFKNLHFDDKAALGSVIRKLSNELRKDLIESESDSDAPSHSSGSKENEYSLWDDHHKIFSLFETACSTT encoded by the exons ATGGTGGAACGATTTTTGGCGCTTCGGGAAATCGTAAGCAGTATTATAAACTTTAATACAACAGCTCCACCAATGATAACAGCGAAGGATGTAGAATTCCTTCAGGATTTTGTATTACTTTTTAAGCCAATCGAAGTTGCTACTAAAGAAGCATGTGGTGAGAAATTCGTTACGTCGAGTATGATCATTCCGATCGTACgccttttaagaaaaaaaatatctgaagCTTCAATCACAACGGACCTAGCAAAATCCCTGAAGAATAACATCTTTGCGGAATGGAATAAACGATTTCTTAACATTGAACACAACCAGCTTTTTGCAACAGCAACAATATTAGATCCTCGcttcaaaaatttgcatttcgACGATAAAGCGGCATTAGGCAGTGTTATACGGAAGCTATCAAATGAATTGAGAAAAGACTTAATCGAGTCAGAATCCGATAGCGATGCACCTTCTCATTCTTCTGGGTCCAAAG AAAATGAATACAGCTTATGGGACGATCATCACAAAattttcagtttatttgaaacagCCTGTAGTACGACTTAA